The following coding sequences lie in one Haladaptatus sp. DJG-WS-42 genomic window:
- a CDS encoding UbiA family prenyltransferase, whose translation MPVARHGAGFAAAIRALASQIHPVFMLPPIAASWFGAVLARDLSPSLAALHMTAAFFALYTAHVKDGYVDFYVRGEDDDHPLSASGAKLALTLSSAGFFTCLLAIGYVVDVWAALLTLPGWLIGYLHAPQLDMHPLTTTMGYPLGISISLLGGYYVQTQTLTLPVLAFAAVFLAILSGVKIIDDAQDYDYDRSISKHTAVVVLGKARSRRVAYLLMTLGLGAILVLAALSVFPKSASLAVLGFGVVALFARRAGPELATMLLIRGSYVFLALLLVAVWFRPLG comes from the coding sequence ATGCCCGTCGCCCGCCACGGAGCTGGCTTCGCCGCGGCGATTCGCGCCCTCGCCTCACAGATTCACCCAGTGTTCATGCTTCCGCCCATCGCCGCGTCGTGGTTCGGTGCGGTGCTCGCCCGCGACCTCTCGCCGTCGCTCGCGGCGCTCCACATGACGGCGGCGTTTTTCGCGCTCTACACCGCCCACGTCAAAGACGGCTACGTGGACTTCTACGTGCGCGGCGAGGACGACGACCACCCCCTTTCAGCCAGTGGCGCGAAACTCGCGCTCACCCTCTCATCTGCCGGATTTTTCACCTGCCTGCTCGCCATTGGCTACGTCGTGGACGTGTGGGCCGCCCTGCTCACGCTTCCGGGCTGGCTCATCGGCTACCTTCACGCACCCCAACTCGACATGCACCCACTCACGACGACGATGGGCTACCCGCTCGGCATCTCGATTTCGCTTCTTGGTGGATATTACGTCCAGACCCAAACGCTCACGCTCCCGGTGCTCGCCTTCGCCGCCGTCTTTCTCGCCATCTTGTCGGGGGTGAAAATCATCGACGACGCTCAGGACTACGACTACGACCGCTCCATCTCGAAACACACGGCCGTCGTCGTCCTCGGCAAAGCCCGCTCGCGGCGGGTTGCCTACCTGCTCATGACCCTCGGCCTCGGAGCCATCCTCGTGCTCGCTGCGCTCTCCGTGTTCCCGAAAAGCGCCTCCCTCGCCGTGCTCGGCTTCGGCGTCGTCGCCCTGTTCGCCCGGCGAGCAGGCCCAGAACTCGCCACGATGCTCCTGATTCGCGGCTCCTACGTCTTCCTCGCGCTGTTGCTCGTCGCCGTCTGGTTTCGCCCGCTCGGGTGA
- a CDS encoding ornithine cyclodeaminase family protein, with amino-acid sequence MQDFPVLGDDDVLAAIDTADVVATMELAIREHAFGNLVSPPRFSVDVEDGSLVFTAGAATGEVQALGFRVYETFRDNSPEHTQLVAVFDSQTGAFKGLALGDQIGLLRTGGIGGVAVEHLAREDATTLALIGSGKQARMQARAAASVRNLDEIRVFSRTRDNRADAAMELNDELDGHVVAVESAKAAVEEADIVICATTSRNPVFEHKWLSPGTHVTTLGPKFVGAHELPMETVKRAHTVATDSLAQVKGYADYKQPFFVEGERRAEMVELSAIVGGDHAGRKREGDLTVFCSVGLAGTEVVLTDEILRRVGE; translated from the coding sequence ATGCAGGATTTCCCCGTTCTCGGAGACGACGACGTGCTCGCTGCCATCGACACCGCAGACGTCGTGGCGACGATGGAACTCGCCATCCGCGAACACGCCTTTGGCAATCTCGTCTCCCCGCCGCGATTCAGCGTCGATGTCGAAGACGGGTCGCTCGTGTTCACCGCCGGGGCTGCGACTGGCGAGGTGCAAGCGCTCGGCTTCCGCGTGTACGAAACCTTCCGCGACAACTCGCCAGAACACACCCAACTCGTCGCCGTCTTCGACAGTCAGACGGGAGCGTTCAAAGGCCTCGCCCTCGGCGACCAAATTGGGTTGCTTCGAACCGGGGGCATCGGCGGCGTCGCCGTCGAACACCTCGCCCGCGAGGACGCGACGACGCTCGCACTTATTGGGTCTGGCAAGCAGGCGCGAATGCAAGCGCGTGCCGCCGCGAGCGTCCGGAATCTCGATGAGATACGAGTGTTCTCACGAACGCGCGACAACCGCGCTGATGCGGCGATGGAGCTCAACGACGAACTCGATGGGCACGTCGTCGCCGTCGAGAGCGCGAAAGCCGCCGTCGAAGAGGCGGACATCGTCATCTGCGCGACGACGAGTCGCAATCCGGTGTTCGAGCACAAGTGGCTCTCGCCGGGAACCCACGTGACGACGCTCGGCCCGAAGTTCGTCGGCGCACACGAACTCCCGATGGAGACGGTCAAACGCGCCCACACGGTCGCCACCGATTCGCTGGCCCAAGTCAAGGGCTACGCAGATTACAAACAACCCTTCTTCGTGGAGGGCGAGCGTCGCGCCGAGATGGTCGAACTCTCGGCGATAGTCGGCGGCGACCACGCCGGGCGAAAACGCGAGGGAGACCTGACGGTGTTCTGCTCGGTGGGCCTTGCGGGAACGGAAGTCGTGTTAACTGACGAAATTCTCAGACGGGTCGGCGAGTAA
- a CDS encoding redox-regulated ATPase YchF, producing the protein MLSIALAGKPNAGKSTFYKAATLAEVDVGNYPFTTIDPNRGVSYVRTDCPCLTREERCNNEHCHDGKRYVAIELLDVAGLVPGAHEGRGLGNQFLDALTNADVILNVVDASGGTNAEGEPVEIGDHDPVEDVTFIQEEMDLWLAGILNKNWESVTRQSRSPGFDIDEALTELLTGVGATEHDVTTILRNLDYPDNPQEWTDADRERLARDIRAQTKPIVIVANKADIAPPENVERLREAAELVIPATADGELALRQGAKAGLIAYDPGDEDFEILGDLSAPQEKGLEKIRDVMAEFGGTGVQQALNTAVYDLLDHFTAYPVQNEGKWTDGQENVLPDAFLLPRGSTPHDLAYAVHSDIGDAYLHAVDAKSNRRIAESHELDEGDVIKIVSSAK; encoded by the coding sequence ATGCTCTCTATCGCGCTTGCCGGGAAGCCAAACGCTGGCAAGTCAACTTTCTACAAAGCGGCCACCCTCGCCGAGGTGGACGTGGGTAACTATCCGTTTACGACCATCGACCCAAATCGCGGGGTGAGCTACGTGCGAACCGACTGTCCGTGTCTCACCCGCGAGGAGCGCTGTAACAACGAACACTGCCACGACGGCAAGCGCTACGTTGCCATCGAACTGCTCGACGTGGCCGGGCTCGTCCCGGGCGCACACGAGGGGCGCGGCCTCGGCAATCAGTTCTTAGACGCGCTCACCAACGCCGACGTCATCCTGAACGTTGTGGACGCCTCCGGTGGGACGAACGCCGAGGGCGAACCCGTCGAAATCGGCGACCATGACCCGGTCGAAGATGTCACGTTCATTCAAGAGGAGATGGACCTTTGGCTCGCGGGCATCCTGAACAAGAATTGGGAGTCGGTCACGCGCCAGTCGCGCTCGCCCGGCTTCGACATCGACGAGGCACTCACCGAACTGCTCACGGGCGTCGGTGCGACCGAACACGACGTGACCACGATTCTCCGGAACCTCGACTATCCGGATAACCCACAGGAGTGGACCGACGCAGACCGCGAGCGCCTCGCCCGCGATATCCGTGCGCAGACGAAACCAATCGTCATCGTCGCAAACAAGGCAGACATTGCGCCCCCAGAGAACGTCGAACGCCTCCGCGAAGCCGCAGAGTTGGTCATTCCCGCCACGGCGGACGGCGAACTCGCACTCAGACAGGGTGCGAAAGCCGGACTCATCGCCTACGACCCCGGCGACGAGGACTTCGAAATTCTTGGTGACCTCTCTGCGCCACAGGAGAAAGGCTTAGAAAAAATCCGCGACGTGATGGCGGAGTTCGGTGGCACGGGCGTCCAACAGGCGCTGAACACCGCCGTCTACGACCTGCTCGACCACTTCACCGCCTACCCCGTCCAGAACGAGGGTAAGTGGACAGATGGCCAAGAGAACGTCCTCCCCGACGCCTTCCTCCTGCCCCGGGGTTCGACGCCCCACGACCTCGCCTACGCGGTGCACTCAGACATCGGTGACGCCTACCTCCACGCTGTCGATGCAAAGTCGAATCGACGCATCGCAGAGAGCCACGAACTCGACGAAGGCGACGTCATCAAAATCGTCTCGTCGGCCAAATGA
- a CDS encoding DUF5800 family protein — protein MTVLSFDKQGVDVVYEGSEFRLEREFVEEAIGKSYPDITDHEVLKIIEKKPSLSGPARRIEDILRT, from the coding sequence ATGACGGTTCTTTCCTTTGATAAGCAGGGTGTTGATGTTGTCTACGAGGGGTCTGAGTTCCGCTTAGAGCGTGAGTTCGTTGAAGAAGCCATCGGAAAATCGTATCCCGACATCACCGACCACGAAGTACTCAAAATCATCGAGAAAAAGCCCTCGCTCAGCGGCCCGGCTCGCCGCATCGAAGACATCCTTCGCACGTAA
- a CDS encoding DUF1328 family protein → MAFLESTTAIAQLIPIQSFSGQFLQWAIVFFIIAIIAALVGARGVAGVTMDVAKWFVIIFVVLALITLIL, encoded by the coding sequence ATGGCATTCCTAGAGTCAACCACAGCTATCGCACAACTCATCCCAATCCAATCGTTCTCCGGACAGTTCCTCCAATGGGCGATTGTGTTCTTCATCATCGCTATCATCGCGGCGCTCGTCGGCGCTCGCGGTGTCGCAGGGGTCACAATGGACGTCGCAAAATGGTTCGTGATTATCTTCGTCGTGCTCGCGCTCATCACGCTCATTCTCTAA
- a CDS encoding proteasome-activating nucleotidase, whose amino-acid sequence MTDTVDDVDLPYDEDASQQEKIEALRQRLQVVESQNEEMRDKLLDANAENNKYQQKLERLTHENKKLKQSPLFIATIQEITEKGVVIKQHGNNQEALTEVTDEMLEQIEPGTRVAVNNSLSIVKTLDDETDVRARVMQVEHKPDVTYEDIGGLDEQLNEVRETVEMPLESPEMFEQVGIQPPSGVLLYGPPGTGKTLLAKAVANQTNATFIKMAGSELVHKFIGEGAKLVRDLFQVARDHEPAVIFIDEIDAIASKRTDSKTSGDAEVQRTMMQLLSEMDGFEERGEIRIIAATNRFDMLDRAILRPGRFDRLIEVPKPGPEGREKIFEIHTRNMNVDDDVDFSNLAEVTTHASGADIRAICTEAGMFAIRDGRTNVAMKDFQDAWAKIQAEEEDDDVSKTFA is encoded by the coding sequence ATGACTGATACTGTTGACGACGTGGACCTTCCCTACGATGAGGACGCGTCACAGCAGGAGAAAATTGAGGCTTTGCGCCAGCGCTTGCAGGTGGTCGAATCACAAAACGAGGAGATGCGCGACAAACTCCTCGACGCCAACGCAGAGAACAACAAGTACCAACAGAAACTTGAGCGGTTGACCCACGAGAACAAGAAATTAAAGCAGTCTCCGCTGTTTATTGCGACGATTCAGGAAATCACCGAGAAAGGTGTCGTCATCAAACAGCACGGCAACAATCAGGAGGCGCTCACCGAGGTCACAGACGAGATGCTCGAACAGATCGAACCGGGCACGCGCGTCGCCGTCAACAACTCTCTTTCCATCGTCAAAACGCTTGACGACGAGACGGACGTCCGCGCCCGCGTGATGCAGGTCGAACACAAACCGGACGTGACCTACGAGGACATCGGTGGCCTCGATGAGCAGCTCAACGAAGTTCGCGAAACCGTCGAGATGCCGCTCGAAAGCCCTGAGATGTTCGAGCAGGTCGGGATTCAGCCACCGTCCGGCGTGCTCCTCTACGGCCCACCGGGCACCGGGAAAACCCTGCTCGCGAAAGCCGTCGCGAACCAGACAAACGCCACCTTCATCAAGATGGCTGGCTCCGAACTCGTCCACAAGTTCATCGGTGAGGGCGCAAAGCTGGTGCGCGACCTGTTCCAAGTCGCCCGCGACCACGAACCTGCAGTCATCTTCATCGACGAAATCGACGCCATCGCGAGCAAGCGGACGGACTCGAAAACCTCGGGCGACGCCGAAGTCCAGCGGACCATGATGCAGCTGCTCTCTGAGATGGACGGCTTCGAAGAGCGCGGTGAAATTCGTATCATCGCGGCGACCAACCGCTTTGACATGCTCGACCGAGCCATTCTCCGCCCCGGGCGCTTCGACCGCCTCATCGAAGTGCCAAAGCCCGGGCCCGAAGGCCGCGAGAAGATTTTCGAGATTCACACGCGCAACATGAACGTCGACGACGACGTGGACTTCTCGAACCTCGCCGAAGTGACGACCCACGCCTCCGGTGCTGACATCCGCGCGATTTGTACGGAAGCCGGGATGTTCGCCATCCGCGACGGACGCACAAACGTTGCGATGAAAGACTTCCAAGATGCGTGGGCGAAGATTCAGGCCGAAGAAGAAGACGACGACGTCTCGAAGACGTTCGCCTGA
- a CDS encoding helix-turn-helix domain-containing protein, which produces MSTQEPVVADEQEDRWELVRELPPSAKLVAKILDYNDTLTQSELVEETLLPPRTVRYALNRLEEAGAVSSRFSFTDARKRLYSLDLE; this is translated from the coding sequence ATGAGTACACAAGAGCCAGTCGTGGCGGACGAGCAGGAAGACCGGTGGGAACTCGTACGAGAACTCCCACCTAGTGCGAAACTCGTGGCGAAAATTCTGGATTACAACGACACGCTCACCCAGAGCGAACTCGTCGAAGAGACGCTGTTGCCACCGCGGACGGTGCGCTATGCGCTCAACCGCCTCGAAGAGGCGGGCGCAGTCTCCTCTCGCTTCTCGTTTACCGACGCGCGAAAACGCCTCTACTCGCTCGATCTCGAATAG
- the mre11 gene encoding DNA double-strand break repair protein Mre11: MTRVIHTGDTHIGYQQYHAAERREDFLAAFRQVVDDAVAADVDAVIHAGDLFHDRRPDLQDLLGTLSVLRTLADADIPFLAVVGNHEGKRNGQWLDLYENLGLATRLGSDPYILGNTAFYGLDFVPPSRRDQLEYEFDAHDADHAALVTHGLFTPFDFGDWDTEVLLETASIDFDAMLLGDNHKPGKTQIGETWVTYCGSTERASATERDDRGYNIVTFENGVDITRRGLPTRQFHFIDIELGEGEGIDQVRDRIREYDLEDAVALITITGDGESLSQATVEEFATDHGALVARVTDKREYDAPETVSNVSFADPDEAVRERVRELGLSGAAIELDEVVRASKLANANVRDEVETRVRELLEDDDFTAFSPAPREESNGASDQSAEPADATEAETDAAALDTATTESADDENEDADGTAETADTAADSTADSGGDEDGSSEADADKEPDTAPTDEPPDDTPATSESSGAASQRSMEEYL; this comes from the coding sequence ATGACTCGGGTGATTCACACGGGGGACACCCACATCGGCTATCAGCAGTACCACGCTGCAGAGCGCCGAGAGGATTTCCTCGCTGCCTTTCGACAGGTCGTAGACGACGCGGTGGCGGCGGACGTTGACGCCGTTATCCACGCTGGCGACCTCTTTCACGACCGAAGACCAGACCTCCAAGACCTGCTCGGGACGCTCTCTGTCCTGCGAACGCTCGCCGACGCCGACATCCCATTTCTCGCCGTCGTTGGCAACCACGAGGGGAAACGCAACGGCCAGTGGCTCGACCTCTATGAGAATCTCGGTCTCGCCACGCGCCTCGGGAGCGACCCGTACATCCTCGGAAACACCGCCTTCTACGGCCTCGACTTCGTGCCACCGTCCCGGCGCGACCAGCTAGAATACGAGTTCGACGCACACGACGCCGACCACGCCGCGCTCGTCACCCACGGCCTGTTCACACCGTTCGACTTCGGCGATTGGGACACCGAAGTCCTCCTCGAAACCGCCTCTATTGACTTCGACGCGATGTTGCTCGGAGACAACCACAAGCCCGGTAAAACGCAGATCGGTGAGACGTGGGTCACCTACTGTGGCTCCACCGAGCGCGCGAGCGCGACCGAGCGCGACGACCGTGGCTACAACATCGTCACCTTCGAAAACGGCGTGGACATCACCCGTCGGGGACTGCCGACCCGACAGTTCCACTTCATCGACATCGAACTCGGTGAGGGCGAAGGAATCGACCAGGTGCGCGACCGCATCCGCGAGTACGACCTCGAAGACGCCGTTGCGCTCATCACCATCACCGGCGACGGCGAATCGCTCTCCCAAGCCACGGTCGAGGAGTTCGCAACCGACCACGGCGCGCTCGTCGCCCGTGTCACCGACAAACGCGAGTACGACGCTCCAGAAACCGTCTCGAACGTTTCGTTTGCAGACCCGGACGAAGCTGTCCGCGAGCGTGTCCGCGAACTCGGCCTGAGCGGCGCTGCTATTGAACTCGACGAGGTGGTTCGCGCGAGCAAACTCGCCAACGCAAACGTGCGAGACGAGGTCGAAACCCGCGTCCGCGAACTGCTTGAGGACGACGACTTCACGGCGTTCTCGCCCGCGCCTCGTGAGGAATCAAACGGAGCGAGCGACCAATCAGCCGAGCCAGCCGACGCGACCGAAGCCGAAACCGACGCAGCAGCACTCGACACAGCGACAACAGAATCAGCTGACGACGAGAACGAAGACGCAGACGGCACCGCAGAGACGGCCGACACAGCGGCCGACTCGACGGCTGATTCCGGCGGAGACGAAGACGGTTCGTCTGAAGCCGACGCAGACAAAGAGCCGGACACAGCGCCCACAGACGAACCACCTGACGATACACCTGCAACAAGTGAGTCGTCCGGCGCTGCGTCCCAGCGCTCCATGGAGGAGTACCTATGA
- the rad50 gene encoding DNA double-strand break repair ATPase Rad50 produces the protein MKFEQIRLENFKCYDDADLGLEHGVTVIHGVNGSGKSSLLEACFFALYGPGGFDRSLDEFITIGAEEAAVELWFAHAGVEYRIERRIKLRGERAQTTACVLDTPDGTIDGVNDVESHIRKLLRMDADAFVNCAYVRQGEVNKLINASARERQSMIDDLLQLGKLEEYRERASDARLGVKSVLDDRHGSLTQLDDQIAEKEAKNFHAQLNDAETKLAELDTEIERIEGNVEKATKTRDDAEAILKAHEQKREELAELAEEIENVRESIRSDESERDALKERIRNLKEATEELRDDLDEQVAASELSAGTEEAVEAALDAVEQEDDDLHEQFSEQRVEVQTHTGNAEAHEERAAELEAEAEQKRTKAEETAAAIETDEQTLTERREKVSTLKAQLATERARFDDAPIDFGDAADFRDQLTDERTELTEKETDLRAKITTLRSNIEDAEALLAEGKCPECGQPVEDSPHVDSLTEDKKTLEARESELEALEAEKDALEERIETVAALREAERTVADVKSQKSSLEQLVTEREETLEERRETVEQLREQADELEIRATEKREAAKEAEAKATEARKQVADLNQQRTALRERKARLEEMQTLLSDIADNETKITQQRERREHLSEINEERRERLADITARKRELEDEFDEQTIENARNETKRARTYLEKAEPKLAELAAERDQLTGTVGALENAIEELENLRERRDRVADAVSHLESLYDEAEDLQNMYGDLRGELRQRNVETLERMLNEVFDLVYQNDSYSRIELDGDYELTVYQKDGEPLAPEQLSGGERAIFNLSLRCAIYRLLSEGIDGAAPMPPLILDEPTVFLDDGHVTQLIELIDSMRTLGVEQIVVVSHDEELVGAADDLVVVEKDSTSNRSHAERETRELPAELL, from the coding sequence ATGAAGTTCGAGCAGATTCGCTTAGAGAATTTCAAGTGCTACGACGACGCCGACCTCGGCCTCGAACACGGCGTGACGGTCATCCACGGCGTCAACGGGAGCGGGAAATCCTCGCTGCTCGAAGCCTGTTTCTTCGCGCTGTACGGGCCCGGTGGGTTCGACCGCAGCTTAGACGAGTTCATCACCATCGGCGCGGAGGAAGCCGCGGTGGAACTCTGGTTCGCACACGCGGGCGTCGAGTACCGAATCGAGCGTCGCATCAAACTGCGCGGCGAGCGCGCCCAGACCACCGCCTGCGTCCTCGACACGCCCGACGGCACGATAGACGGCGTGAACGACGTGGAGAGCCACATCCGCAAACTGCTCCGGATGGACGCGGATGCGTTCGTAAACTGCGCCTACGTCCGCCAAGGCGAGGTGAACAAACTCATCAACGCCTCCGCGCGCGAGCGCCAGTCGATGATAGACGACCTCCTCCAACTCGGTAAGTTAGAGGAGTACCGCGAACGCGCGAGCGACGCCCGCCTCGGCGTTAAAAGCGTCCTCGACGACCGCCACGGCAGTCTCACGCAACTCGACGACCAGATTGCAGAAAAAGAGGCGAAGAACTTCCACGCCCAACTCAACGATGCCGAGACGAAACTTGCTGAGTTAGACACCGAAATCGAGCGCATCGAAGGCAACGTCGAGAAGGCGACGAAGACGCGAGACGATGCCGAAGCCATCCTCAAAGCGCACGAACAAAAGCGCGAAGAACTCGCCGAACTCGCTGAAGAAATCGAAAACGTCCGCGAGAGCATTCGGTCGGACGAGAGCGAACGCGACGCGCTGAAAGAACGCATTCGCAATCTCAAGGAGGCGACCGAGGAACTCAGAGACGACCTCGACGAACAGGTCGCAGCGAGTGAGCTTTCGGCGGGAACTGAGGAGGCGGTCGAAGCCGCTCTCGATGCCGTCGAGCAAGAGGACGACGACCTCCACGAACAGTTCAGCGAACAACGCGTTGAGGTACAAACGCATACCGGGAATGCAGAGGCACACGAAGAACGTGCGGCAGAACTCGAAGCTGAGGCGGAACAAAAGCGCACCAAGGCAGAGGAAACGGCGGCGGCAATCGAGACCGACGAACAGACGCTCACAGAGCGCCGAGAGAAGGTCTCCACGCTCAAAGCCCAGCTTGCAACCGAACGGGCGCGGTTCGATGACGCTCCAATCGACTTTGGAGACGCCGCCGACTTCCGCGACCAACTGACCGACGAACGGACCGAACTCACGGAAAAAGAAACAGACCTCAGAGCAAAAATCACCACCCTCCGGTCGAACATCGAAGACGCTGAAGCACTCTTAGCAGAGGGGAAGTGTCCAGAGTGTGGCCAGCCTGTCGAAGACTCGCCACACGTCGATTCGCTCACGGAGGACAAGAAGACGCTCGAAGCGCGCGAATCCGAACTCGAAGCACTCGAAGCAGAGAAAGACGCGCTCGAAGAACGCATCGAAACTGTAGCGGCGCTCCGCGAAGCAGAGCGCACCGTCGCGGACGTGAAGAGTCAGAAATCGAGCCTCGAACAACTCGTCACGGAACGCGAAGAGACGCTCGAAGAGCGGCGAGAAACCGTTGAGCAACTGCGTGAGCAGGCAGACGAACTGGAGATTCGTGCGACCGAAAAACGCGAGGCAGCAAAAGAGGCGGAGGCGAAGGCGACCGAAGCCCGCAAACAGGTTGCAGACCTCAACCAACAGCGAACGGCACTCCGCGAGCGAAAGGCTCGGTTAGAAGAGATGCAAACGCTGTTATCGGACATCGCGGATAACGAGACGAAAATAACCCAACAACGCGAACGCCGCGAACACCTGAGTGAGATAAACGAAGAGCGCAGAGAGCGCCTTGCTGACATCACGGCACGAAAGCGCGAGTTAGAAGACGAGTTTGACGAGCAGACCATCGAGAACGCGCGAAACGAGACGAAACGTGCGCGCACCTACCTCGAAAAGGCAGAGCCGAAACTCGCAGAACTCGCAGCCGAACGCGACCAACTCACCGGGACGGTTGGCGCGCTCGAAAACGCCATCGAAGAACTCGAAAACCTCCGCGAGCGCCGCGATCGCGTTGCGGATGCTGTCTCGCATCTGGAGTCGCTGTACGATGAGGCAGAAGACCTCCAGAACATGTACGGCGACCTGCGTGGCGAACTCCGGCAGCGTAACGTCGAAACGCTCGAACGCATGCTGAACGAGGTGTTTGACCTCGTCTATCAGAACGACTCGTATTCGCGCATCGAACTCGACGGCGACTACGAACTCACGGTGTATCAGAAAGACGGCGAGCCACTCGCCCCAGAGCAGTTGTCGGGTGGCGAACGCGCCATCTTCAACCTCAGCCTGCGTTGTGCTATCTATCGGCTGCTCTCTGAGGGTATTGACGGGGCTGCGCCGATGCCGCCGCTCATCCTCGATGAGCCAACTGTGTTCTTAGACGACGGGCACGTCACCCAACTCATCGAACTCATCGACTCGATGCGCACGCTCGGCGTCGAACAAATCGTCGTGGTGTCTCACGACGAGGAACTGGTCGGTGCCGCAGACGACCTCGTGGTGGTCGAAAAAGACTCCACGAGCAACCGGTCGCACGCGGAGCGTGAAACCCGCGAACTACCCGCGGAGTTGCTGTAG